The Pieris rapae chromosome 13, ilPieRapa1.1, whole genome shotgun sequence genomic sequence ATATTGTCGGGCAACCAATTGTAGGTAAGTTCTATTCTAGACACCTAAGTCTATATAAGTTCTATTCTAGAATCCCAAGCAAATGTCACACGATGTTTACCATTGATTTACAGGACTTCATACAAATATCAGTATTGATAGATACATATCGCATACCGTACGAACTTTGAAAGCCAAAAGCATAGATCTACTTAGGTTTAATCTTTAGGGATATAAACCTGCCTCAAAGGTGAtttgtttcttaaataaaatattctctttCGCCAACTTTTCAAGCTTTTCCACTGAGCGAGAGATCAAACCAACAAATCTTCGGTCGAGCGAAACTGATTTTCCGAACATACGAATTCGAAACAATGTtatgtttaagaaaattaaatttacccTCTTCGctttttgttagtttttcaGCATCGAACctaattctttatatattatataggttaaataatattataatttttaaatattataaaacaataatttcactgaaaaaaaaacattttgttttatccaTATCTGTTTAACACGgataattttgtgttttttttaatattcgaaATGTAACCATGCTTCGGTTctcataaacaatattattcagTGAAAATATTAAGTGTTAATGAGCAACGATGCATCATAAACATCGTCActcaaaaatcataataagaTTGAGGTATTGAATCATTTTAGgccattaataaataaggaaaatgGCAAACAATCAACTAAGAacgtaacaataaaaatctcaATTATTGTGAATCAGAATTATGGAACGCAAGACCTCATTTCTATGAAGAGAATGTAGGTCatgtttaaactttataattaatttgaatttgtcaataataacttaatagaACTGTACAATCATGTACGAAgtgatttatgaatatatttttgcgaTAATTCCATTATCAAAGAATGAAGTTTCTATCGTAAATGTCATGTTCTGCACATGATATctcatgtataaataaaaatattgaaaaagcagcaacacaataaaaaaataagatattgGCTTTCCTATACCAAAGAGCGCTTGACAGGTCCTCTTCTTTAATCTTAGGACATATTAGTGAGCCACGCGATACAACAACTtagttgttatattttttttaatataattgatacaATTAACTATACATTGCAACTGTACTTTACATTACTCATGCcctaatattgtttaatacttGAACGCGAATTATACGCAAACTGCGTTTGAGTAGCACGCATTAATCATAATTGTCGCACATGAATCGAATCGACTTGACAATTGAAAATTACCCGATAACAGATGTGCACACGCAACATCCTGCACTTTTAACATTTGAACGCGCTACGCTGTTACTGTTACACAGTGCAGATTCCTATCGAAGCCGCGACAGCCGAaacaatgtacaaaaaaatattaatttcacttTTATATTGCCACATAGTTTCATCACAAATAAATGGTGAATTCTGGTGGTTGCATGAAAAGGTGGCCCAATTGCAGAATATAGCGCCACCACAACCAAAGTTCGAAGATATTAGTGAATTCGAAACGGATGAGAGCGCTAAAGTTGTTTTTCGAGATCATTTCGATACAGTCAAAGGCAAGAGTGAGAGTAATTTGAAAGGAAGTGAGAATGACAACTCATTCtctatttatttcaaagataAATCTGCCTTGGGAATGCCAAATCAAGAAAACGATTTGAATAAGGATAAACTCATCAATACGGAAAGTGACCAGCCAAAAAATGCTAGTTCTTTTGTATCATTTACTGATCCAACGGCTAGTAGTGCTATGCCAAAAACTGAGGACGTCTTGAACTTTGTTTTTCCGGATGAGAATGATAATGACttagaagaaaataataataagattaaaaacCATGAAACTAAATTACAAGAAAGTGCCAAAGACGCCATAAATATACCGAAATCCATTGTAACCGGAGCAGTGAATAAAATACAGGACAGTGAAAGtatttgtacatttattaaagcaataaattgtAGGAACAGTCATGGTATTCCATATTCTTTTAATGGTCGGTAAgcaatcattaaataaatcatatagggtattttatatttatcatatttcatctttttaattcaaatgacaattatttgttattcttACAGGCCACTTTCAGGTtcacaatacatacataacgAGTTAATAGTTTGTTGTATAATGCCCTTAAAAACATATGATAAATCAGAAATATATTTCCCCGATTCCACGAAGCATCACAGGCGATTCCGTAGGTCTGATAACAACGAACGTGAAAACCCGGCTATGAGGCAAAGAAATGCTTTATTGAAGCGTAAATATCAGTTACAAACTTCAGAAGCAAAAATGTCTACAACTACATCCCCAGCGATAACCCAGCGAATAGTTACTCCAGAAGATAATTTTGATCCGTATTGgaatataaagaatttaaaatttagaaaaccTTCTTCTCCCGAAAGCATCAGTGCCCAAAACAGTGACTCAAACTTTGATTATAGTAACGAAGAGTACGCAGATGAAGTACCACAACCAGGTGGGTTGATAGGCTCAGAGCATAATAGGGGATGGACACTTATCAAACCTACTggtggatatttttttagtggCTCAGATGAAGTTAGTCAAGAAGGCGAAGATTCTTTCGGCTATTCTACAATAGATCCAAGACTAGGTGagctaataattaaaaaaaatatttaaaatcttggaaattaatgtatttgttttgatataGTTGTATTTACTTTAAGCTGTTTTAAAAGTCCACATGCCATTCTCTCTTCataaaaatcgttttatttttaaatatatattttcaagtaaaagtaaataatttaatttaatatgtacagGACGTCCAATGGCGATATCTGAAAGTAGACTAAAACCGTACAAAATTACTCCTGCCGGGGAGAATTCTGGGAGCAGTGTCGTCAGTTTCAGTTCTAAGCCAGACTTTCAAGTTTTACATGGTTTCAAATTACTTAACTTAGTACCGAATAAAACTAGATTTGTACGCAAAACGACTCAGAGTGAATTTCAGAACGATAAGTCGATGGAAATAAACCCATATAAAGCTGCACCCAGTCTAATGGTAGACTATGAGGAGTATGTTGACATGGATGAACAAGTTTATAGGAACTGTGGAAAAAGTTCAAACAATGTTTATGATACTGGTacgtaaagttttatttagccaaaatatttaaatttcagaagCTTCATCTTTaagttttgtatgtttttacgTAGGTATCCGCGTTGCTAGTTCTTTAAAGTTGCTTACTCTTGGTAATACCAGCAAATTGTACCGCACCAAACTACTTACATTACTGTTTCGCTATGCTTGAGTAGAGCTTTTGGTTGTAGCTATAGCATACAATGTagtgaaacatattttttagaaaaagagCTGAATGAAGTCGGTAAAGGTTCTACTCCTTGGTTGGTCTTGGTCGTCTTAACAAGGAGCCGCCAAAGTATCCTTTGCTATGCAACTTTGGTTCACCCGCGCGCTGCCGTCACAGCCGCAGATTGTGTTCATGGGTACGGTTCTTTTttctcattatattataaaagaaacagaTAGAACATTAGACAGGCTAATACTTACGTACTATTAACTGAAAAGTATTGTTTATGTAATCTTTACCTTATGAAAgttgtaacaaaataataaatataagtaggaATCTAGGTATAAAcagttaaatagttttataattgaatcaataaatttattacagaacATCAGCaggtgaaataaatataatagctGGTATATTTGACCTGTCCGACGATAATACTCCATCTCAACATCGCGttacaaatgtaataactCACCCGCAGTATAAACCTGGACAACTAAATCATAATTTAGCTGTTTTAGTACGTATCATGTTTTATATCTCAAAAGTATTCCAACACTGGTTAAAAGTATAGAACAACTTAGGCTTTGGCTTTGGCTTTGCAGGCAACCATAAGTTAGTCTTACGGTgccaataatatttaaatcacaaaTCTATCCCGTCGCCAaaccagttttttttttttttcaaaatattttgtatatttttagcatTGGACTCGATCATTGATCTTGGGAAGCCTCGTACAACCCGCTTGCATGTCAGATCCTTACCTCGGTGATGAGTGCTACTTTGTAGGTTGGGGCGGCTACGATGAAGGTTTGAAAATcacttattacatttattataaacgtctactaaaatattttttttataattgatacaagtattaaataattactttctaCATCAGTCTAATTAAAgctttataaacaaattatttatttcattttaaaattataatattgcgCTATTAAGCTTGTACCGGTTCATCGATTTTTAATCTGGTAATCTGGGAACTTGCCATTTGTTTTGGAAATGCAACCTGCAAGGcgtgtttatataattttaccagAACTGACAGTTGTTAAACATTCTGGCCATAAATGctgttacatattattttacgttttaattattttgaatttggaacacgtaggaatattattttaaaaacatatttccaTTTTGCgccatttcacatattttttcacgctcattatcaaattacaatacCGAATGTGGTGTTAAAAAAGTGTGTATGGAGCCGTCGGTTTTATTCCAGACACTTCAAAAGCTTGGTATCAGCCGTATGTTCGTATACCGTACTATTAACAGATACAACAACACTTCTGTTCGTCTGTCGAAACCAGAAAAGATCAGGGCACGTTCGTGCTGTTAGAAATCTAACAGCACGAacatttacaattacaaaGTCCTTTCGGgaatttgtaaatacaaattcCCGCAAGGACGCGTATTATACAACAAGACCTGAAGCTTGGCGCTTATCATCGATGTCCTGTAGGATATGccctaaattaatatttacacttaAAGAGTGGATCGATCAAAACGCCTTCTGTCGTAGTTGAAAAGCACAGCAATATAATAATCGATAGAAAAAGTTTCACGATCGGAGAACAAAACGATAAAATGTACGCTCACAGTGCTAAAGCTCTAGTGGTCGGAAAAGTATAACAAGATCATCATCTTGCGTTAGTGATGGTTTGGTGGGGCGTGTCTTATCAACGAGTCAAAACAACagtttttgtgaaaaaaaattaaaacttcagCTAAAGTGTATCAAGACAACTTGAAACATGCTGTAAAACCTCTCAGCTatacacttttaaaaaatataccgtGGACTTTCCAGCATAATCCTGCACCTGGTCACAAGGCACGAACTAGCCAAGCCTGACTTGAAACCAACGTTCCAGAATTTATAAGAGCTGAAGACTGGCCCCCATCTAGCCCAGACCTCAACCCTTTAGACTTCAAATTATGTTCACTTTTAGAGGACATGACCGGTTCATCAATCAGTGGCAAAATGTCCCTACGAACCAGTGCGGCATGTATAAGCTAGGTTGTGATAtcgaatagaatattttattttttatttttctgagacataaatttaaatttgtacataacgaataaattctaataaaacaatattgcttcatttaaaaaacagaagtaaTGGCTGGAGTAGGAAGGTCAATAAAGAAGTATATTTAACTCTGGAAATGGGACCAATACAATCGATTCGACAGATTTCTCCGTGTACCAACTCTGTttaggtatttaattatacaataattgttttaggGATTCGACAAAGGCCGCGTTGGCAGCGAGCGACAATTCTCTCACCGAAAGTGTGCAACGTGCGTCTCAACAAACTTGATGTGAAGCTACCGACTGACGCCTTTTGTGCCTCGGTGAAGACACGGGGGTCTGTGGTAATtcatttcacattaaaaataacatgtgCCGTCTGAAGTCTGTAAAACCCCACTGGGACATTGCGCACACGCGTTTTTGCTTCCTTCGTGAAATAATTGCTCGTTTTTGTTGTCTGCGCATGACTGTATCGTCCGTTcagatattattaaacacgGTATtgctttagatttttttttaaattacagacCGGCGTTGGAGGTCCGCTATTATGTACGAGCGGTGACCGTCAATCCGTAGTGGGAGTGGCCGTCTGGCGAGACGGGCTCATTCTCACGGCACCCGTTCTGGAATGGGCGGCTGGAGCAGTTCGAGACATGCTgaactaatttatttctttgggatacaaaataataaaacacaaatagaTTTAAGAAGATTTATTTAGAACCTTCGAAACATGTTTCTTCGTGAGCGACGTCTACGtcactaatataaatattacaatacgaATTTAGCTATCAGAGtaacattcaaataaataaaatcataagaaCGCTAGAGGCATTTCACTTAGGAACTAAAACTACGAAGGAATCGGAACGTCGAGATCGGAGCCGGAGCTACCTCTCACTTAGATATTTGGCAAAATTAACTGAATCGGGCGTCGATTAAAGTccaccaaaaataaattatctatacGCATTTATATGATACATATTAATCCTAAGGTTCGCGAAATCTTTGGTCTCGAACTTGAGTTTGGGATTAATTAGACGTAATGTCTTCTAGTCAACAGCCGCGTCACGAAATGAGCGATTAACCCTAATTGTACTAAACTCCTCTAGAAGAGAATCGAATCGCCCGACGATCGAACTAAAACTAGTTAAACTATAATACTTTTACGCGACTGGTGTCGTTCTGTGGATAAGAAGACCCGGTAAAGATTCacaaatttcttttaatcaCAACGGCCACCGAGGcctaatatttacatacacaGGTGACGGACAGACttatcgaaaaataaaaataaaaaaatcactataaattttagaaccaaaatgtcaaaataactGCTCCATCAgaagtaaaacatataatttccaaaaagtCTGCCAATTTCTTGGTTCACGAGATCACAAAATCACCCTCACGCGATCACCAGAGGCTCGTCGTCGGAGAATCCGTGGATGGGAGGCACGTCGTCGTCTTCTGccagaataataataataataattattgcttcTGTGAGATCTATCGGTCGCTTGGATTATTGCGCGTATATTAAACTGACCGTGGTCGATGGTGGCCTGCCCCCGGCGGCTGTCGTAGCGGGGCGTGGCAGCCAAGCGGAGGAAGGACCGGTTGAGCCTTCGGTTGCGCAGCAGCACGTGCAGCAGAGCTCCGCCCAGCGCCAGAGCCGCCGCACAGGCCCCGGCCACGCCCCACCACACGGCGCCCGAGGCCGTCGAGAGCCCCTCGGCCTCGGCGCCTGAAGGACAACATTTACGTATTGGACGTTTCCACATTCTCTGATATGCTGAAAATTAACTACTTCGAAAGCTCGGGGATGACTCACCCAGCATCTCGATGGTCTGCACCTCGCTGAGGTCGCTGTAGTATCCGTCGACGACGGTGCGAACGCCCGCGTACAGGGGCCCGGCGGTCCCCACGGGGACGCTCACGAGGAAGGGGGAGAACTCGGTCTCGGCCGTCAACATGTCCTCGGTCGGCCGGAGCAGGTCCTCGGGAATCTCCTTGCTCGAGACGACCACTTGGTACTTCGGTCTGGAAGGATAGGAACCACTACCGACACTGGAAATGAAGCGGCGCCAAAGGAACGCACGAAGAGCACGGAAGAGCATGAGGGAATATTTAAAGACATACTTGAGGGCGTCGTCGTGCTCGGGATGGTCCCAGGACATCATGACGTGGCCGTTGGGCGAGAGCCAGGCCAGCACCCGGCGAGGAGGCGCCAGCTCCCCGCTGCGGGTCTCCGCGCACGAGTCGCGGGAGCCCTTCGCCGCCGTCTGAGGACACGCACTCGATTATATTGAACGCCCACCGAAGCCAAAGCGATAATAAATCTCGCATCTCCCTCACCCGCACGCAAATGTGGTATCTTCCCCCGAGAGGCACCCGCACCATGGTGTGGGACAGAGACACGTTCCGGCTGGCTTCCAGTTGGTAGCGGCTCGTGAGGCCGCGGGTTTTCTCCGTTATCTCTAGCTGCAAATTGATTTcattttatctgttttatatgtgatgtttgaattaaaaacgatgcatatttcattttgttttatcatgGAGAGTATTATAACAccaaaaattgataattaaatttaaaataaaatattgtaacacGCAACGACAGCGAGAACCGGATCTCTCGATGTCTATCATTCCCTTCGAACGTCCGTCGATCATTTTTGCGATTAATCAAACCCCAGTTCTGGGTACTCACCCGGTAGACGACGGGATGTCTGATGACGTCACAGGTAGCCCTCCACGAGATCTTCAAGTGGGATTTCTTCTCGTCATACGCAAACTTCAAGTCCTTGACTGGTGCCCTGAAACGTTTCGTTTACGTAAAAATTGGATATCGAAACGGCCGATGGATAAATGTGAATACTCCACTCGCCTGTCATCTTCCCCGGTGATGACGCCGACGACGGGCGCCAGGGGGCCTCCCCGAAGACCCGCCGTGAACATGTAGGTCTCGCAGGCGTTCAGGCCGTCGATCACGATGCCCGCGTTCTTCGTCATCAGCTTCGTGTCTGAAATGCGCGGGCGAATTATTCGAGAGTCCGTCGCTCGGGATCGCCCGTCGAAGCCTCGTGACGCACCGTTGGCCAATTTGCCGAAGGCGACCTTGAAGTTGGCGATGTCCGTGTAGTGGACTTCGTACTCCGGCTCCTCGGCCCCTTCCTCGGCCGGGGAGGGCGGACTCCAAGACAACCGCACCGACGTGCCCCTCTCCCGGAGCAGCGTCGCCGTCACGTTCAGAGTTTCGGGCGCCTTCCCTCCCGTGGTGACGGGGACGGTGAAGGGTCGGCCGACGACGTCGTCCTTGTAGGCCTTGATGTCCACGTACAGTTGGACGCCCGGGGGGAGGTCGGTCACTGGAAAAcgttcataatattttaatttggcgACTAGAGCCTTCGCTCGCGACGCATATGTATTCGAGGCGGAATCGACTCACGCGTGACGTTGTCGGCGTCGGTCTTGAGAGGCTCCGGGTCGGCGTAGTTGGAGGGCAGCCGCACGACGACGACGTAGCCCTCGACGCCCCGCAGCCGGTGCCACCGCAGCGACACCGCAGTGTCGTTGAGCCGGGCCAGGCTGACGTTGACGATCTCGTCCACGTCTCCGACGTCGTCGAACGCCAGGTACGCGATGTCCGTGGAGTTGGAGGAGAACGCCCGGTTGGAGGCCGTCACCTGTCGGGAAAGTGAACGGAGCCGGTGAACAGGCGTAGGGGATCACTCGCGAGCGCGCCCGAGCCGCGACTCACCCAGAACGAGTAATTGGTGTCCGGCTTGAAGTAGGCTTCGAGGGTGTAGGCGACCGTGGCGTTCCCGACTCCGGCCGGGACCACCTTCTCCATGGGGGGCAACGGGGGCACGAAGTACACCGTGTAGTGCGTGATTACGCCCCGCGGGGCCGCGGGCGGGTCCCACAGGAGGCTCACGCGGCTGCCGATCATCTGGCGGACGGTGAGGCGTCGGGGCGGGGACGGTTCTGAAAGCGGACACCCGAATGACGTGCGAGGCTCTGCGTAGGCCCGATCGAAGCGAGGAGAGCCAAATACCTCCTTCTCCGGTGCTCGTGTTCACGTATTTGTGTGAAGCGTAGATCTGGTTCGACTTGCTGTCCTGGATGTAGAACGTCACGTTGTAGTTGGTGTAGGGCTCCAAGTTCGTAAATCTGCGAGGAAAGCGGAGGATCAGAGCGGGCCCGAGAGACCGAACCGCGGTCGGCGGCGGCTCCGACTCACCGATACACGCTGTCGTTGATCCACGTCATGTTCTTCCAGACGCCGTCCGACACCTTGGCGATGGAGGGCAGGAAGTTGTACATCACCAGTTTCTGCTGGGCCATCCAACAGGAGATCAGAAAGCTCGTCGAGTTGATGGTCGACTGGTCCACGCCGATGCTCAGCGGCTGAAAGTCACGCGTCACGATCGATTTCGGCAGAGCGAGGCGGCGGTTCGCTTACGAGGGAAGCGGCATCTAAATTACCGGAGACGGATGCGAGTCGCCGCTGGAGCAGTTGCTCTCGTCGCTTCCGTCGTAGCAATCACTTCTTCCGTTGCACAGCATCGAGGGCCACAGGCACTTGGTGCcgtcgtcgtcgtcgtcgcACTCGATGAACTTGTCCGAGCAGTTTCCGGGACGCGGCAGACTCTGAAACGTCGCAATTTTAATACGAAGGCCGAGGAACCGCGAGACGCGATCCTCTCCGGACGTCCCCCTCACCCGAACGCAGAAGCTCTCGTCGCTCTCGTCGGCGCAGTCGAAGACTCCGTCGCACACCTTGGCGAGGGCGACGCAGCCGTTGCCGTCCTTGCAGGGCGTGCCGTCCCTGTCACATCGCGCGGGAGAGAGCGGGACGGACGAGTGCGCGCATCCGCGCTCGTCGGCTCCGTCCTCGCAGTCCACGGCCGAGTCGCACACCCACGCCAGAGGGATGCACACGCCTGGAGCGACAGTGGCACATCAATGTTTAGGCAAACGTTCGTCTTCGGAGCGTGACCCGTCGCGTTTGGAGTTACCCGGTGAGCAAGTGAACTGGTCCTTCCCGCACTTCTGCTTCTGCCGCGGGTGCTCCGGCGCAGGTTTGGCGGGCTCCACCGGGCCGCAGGCGGCTTCGTCGGAGTTGTCTCCGCAGTCGTCTATGGTGTCGCATTTCCACCTGCATCGAGGGCAGAGCCTTTAGCCTCTGAGCGAGAGAGGGCGACATCCGACCTCTCTCGCTCCAAAATACCCACCAATAAGGCAAACAGTTCCCGTTCTCGCATTTGAACATCCAGTCCAGGCAGGAGCCGTTCGTGTGGAAGTCGGGTTTGTCGTCGAGGCGAGGGATCAGCTTGGAGCGGCCGGTCGACGAGCAGTTCCTCTCGTCCGACGATTCGTGATCCCCACAGTCGTTTTCCCCGTCGCAGACCtgcgttttataaaaatctcaatttcattttaaagtgtgtgtattttttttatatttacaacagtgataaaaacatgtatttattgaaaaataaaacccattattaataaatttgtgtttgGTTTTGTTCGAAGTGAGATCGTTAAAAtcgtatttactaataatttttttccttgAGGAAATCGAATCCGTAAACCGCGATAAACTCGTAACTTGTTTGTCTTCGTCATATCAAAATAGgttgtttacatatatacatatgttatatttttgggtctaacaATATTATCGTAAAGCGCTAATTCCGGCCCTCACCCACGAGTTGTAGATGCACTTTCCGCTGGGGCATCGGAACATGTAAGGGGCGCAGGTGGAGTTGAGGCACTTGTCCATGGTTTCGTCTTCGCCGCCGGGGCAGTCCCTCTCCCCGTCGCACACCCAAGAGTTGGGAATGCAGAGGGCGTCGGAGGCGTTCCCGCAGGCGAACACTCGGGAGCTGCAGCTCAGACTGTCGGGGCGTTTCGGTGTTTGATGCTGGAATACGATTCGAAATTGATCTTTGAGGTTTATAATATTGGCTTTTAGGCAGTGAATTTGCCTCCCGCGCCGAGAGACAGACGTGTAGGGACGGTGCACTTACCGTACAATTTCGTTCGTCAGACCCGTCCCTGCAGTCGTTGTCTCCATCGCAGACCCATCTCTTCTCTATGCATTGCCCGTTTTGACACTGGAATTGAGTCTCGGTGCAATTCTGCTTACCGCaatctaaaaattatgttttgtcCCGAATTAATtatgcaattaaataataaaccagCCAGTCTTTCGAGCCCGCGTTTAACCAGCCGTTGCGTTACAAAGACGCGTTTGCGTAGCCGTTTAGACGAATCGACGTTACGAAGTCAATCCAACAAAATCCCGCGGGATTGGAAACACTAATGCAGAgcaaattgtatcaaatagaaACAGCTATAATGCAACGCACAAATAATACCACCGCGAGTGGGTCCCCGTTCGCGATAGTTCCCGAGGGGACTCGTCCCTTTCAGGAACTATTGGATCGAGCGTTGCGTGCCTTGGCGAGCCGAGACTAAAAGTTGGTTAAAGGCGTATTTCTTGGTTTGTTGGGGAAAGATGTCGTCTCTCTCGCGTACCTGCTACATATTAGCCATATTAATGAATCAGTATTCCGAACCAGCTTTTTATTgacgaataaatatttctagatCCATAGACGCCAAACGTACCCTTCTCGTCGCTCATGTCTGGGCAGTCGATGTCTCCGTCGCACCTCCATTGGGGCATGTAGCAGCTGGAGTCGGAACAGGCCACCATGGGAGGCTCGCACACGCAGCCCGCCTCGTCCGAGTTGTCTCCGCAGTCGTCGTTGCCGTCGCAGCGCCAGGTGCTCGTCATGCACATGCCGTTCTTGCAGGTGAATTCGTTCTAGAACAACGTTCGCTCTCGTTATTAACGCGATGGTTCGTGTTCGACGTCGAGTTTGAGCGTCGCCTGAAAGACTTACGGGCCCGCACGTTCCGTTCAATTTCGGACACGTCATGTTCGAAGCCGGCGCCAAGCCGTTGGGGCAGAGGCACTTCCCGTCGACCATCTTGAAGCCGTCGGGGCACAGACAGCTGAACTTGTTCCCCGGCGCCCCGAGACAGAGATAGTTGCAACTCGTGTTTTTGTAGGAGCACGCGTTGCTCCCGTGCTGCATGAAGTGCGAGAACACTTTCAGGTCCATCAGGCCGCTGAACGAGTCGTTGATCGTGATGACGTTCGCGCCGGTGTCTTTGTTCGCGATAAATATGGACTTGGCCTTCCAGTCGTCCCAGTACATTTTGTCTTTCAGCACCGCGACCGCGAACGGATGGAAAACTTTCTCGTCGTGCCACAGGATCCTTCTGAAGTACTTCCCTTCC encodes the following:
- the LOC110998314 gene encoding sortilin-related receptor isoform X3 produces the protein MFQSLGRLFSVIVVLYIFSGIVTCEYEPTLYVASDPLSSRKVTVINRINEGTEYDVNERIKRDATLSSPSSTKNISTWTTHLNDSHQQLMVHWVGEGSNVIICLARDSSPRNKGTISPSALYISYDYGKNFTNKTENFKLSDAPDSGYAQLDKFFNHPKYPEFCVFIDSTNMKLYTTNDNGHTIHRTDLSFHPNELAFDEEFPVRFVILDKTNSSRNLYLTVDGGKTFKLIQSFVKTFSWSSGPDFPKMFYLERWMPRNTSNVLKVNDPANMSQAERLFDFAKDFQIKGDFMFATRESASKKNIDLYISYQRGPFYKAEFQTELDLRKFHIADVTDKRIFVSVMHTENVANLYVSEISKNFTKYNFVLSLKQILCYFPEGNFKNSWLEDVTEDPFTDLYRVEGLKGIYIASKINSKSLVESIEPEHLVSLITYDHGVTWSPISPPVEDENGKPFNCHIENSCSLHLCQKFSQLYPVTRSASIMSSKSAPGIIMATGVMGKSLKGIPGVYLSRDAGLTWKRILKDYYFFNYGDHGGVLVAVKYFKSRGETRRILYSTNEGMEWNSYEFNEDELRIYGLMTEPGENTTTFTMFGSANEQHQWIIITIELMKAFDRNCTDGDYKFWSPSPPNSTVSCVLGKRDVFQRRLPHADCYNGVSYVRSVRRERCECGRRDYECDFGFINSNNVCIFNQSIPADKYDPYAVPPECEPGHFYKRTKGYRKIDGDVCMTPYYTPYEPDLIPCPLEEPPGFILVALREKIARIDLVDNSTVVPIKGQQNIVAIEFDMKNNCIYWADIEVDKISRQCFNNGEKQEIIVDTDLASIEGMALDWISNVLFFVDGSRKKIEAVRTDLSSQGRMRATILDSKVLSKPRGIAVHPKAGYLFWTDWDRKNPSVSRSNLDGSDVKKLFTNPVVQWPNGITIDQMSERIYWVDAMEDYIASADLEGKYFRRILWHDEKVFHPFAVAVLKDKMYWDDWKAKSIFIANKDTGANVITINDSFSGLMDLKVFSHFMQHGSNACSYKNTSCNYLCLGAPGNKFSCLCPDGFKMVDGKCLCPNGLAPASNMTCPKLNGTCGPNEFTCKNGMCMTSTWRCDGNDDCGDNSDEAGCVCEPPMVACSDSSCYMPQWRCDGDIDCPDMSDEKDCGKQNCTETQFQCQNGQCIEKRWVCDGDNDCRDGSDERNCTHQTPKRPDSLSCSSRVFACGNASDALCIPNSWVCDGERDCPGGEDETMDKCLNSTCAPYMFRCPSGKCIYNSWVCDGENDCGDHESSDERNCSSTGRSKLIPRLDDKPDFHTNGSCLDWMFKCENGNCLPYWWKCDTIDDCGDNSDEAACGPVEPAKPAPEHPRQKQKCGKDQFTCSPGVCIPLAWVCDSAVDCEDGADERGCAHSSVPLSPARCDRDGTPCKDGNGCVALAKVCDGVFDCADESDESFCVRSLPRPGNCSDKFIECDDDDDGTKCLWPSMLCNGRSDCYDGSDESNCSSGDSHPSPPLSIGVDQSTINSTSFLISCWMAQQKLVMYNFLPSIAKVSDGVWKNMTWINDSVYRFTNLEPYTNYNVTFYIQDSKSNQIYASHKYVNTSTGEGEPSPPRRLTVRQMIGSRVSLLWDPPAAPRGVITHYTVYFVPPLPPMEKVVPAGVGNATVAYTLEAYFKPDTNYSFWVTASNRAFSSNSTDIAYLAFDDVGDVDEIVNVSLARLNDTAVSLRWHRLRGVEGYVVVVRLPSNYADPEPLKTDADNVTLTDLPPGVQLYVDIKAYKDDVVGRPFTVPVTTGGKAPETLNVTATLLRERGTSVRLSWSPPSPAEEGAEEPEYEVHYTDIANFKVAFGKLANDTKLMTKNAGIVIDGLNACETYMFTAGLRGGPLAPVVGVITGEDDRAPVKDLKFAYDEKKSHLKISWRATCDVIRHPVVYRLEITEKTRGLTSRYQLEASRNVSLSHTMVRVPLGGRYHICVRTAAKGSRDSCAETRSGELAPPRRVLAWLSPNGHVMMSWDHPEHDDALNGSYPSRPKYQVVVSSKEIPEDLLRPTEDMLTAETEFSPFLVSVPVGTAGPLYAGVRTVVDGYYSDLSEVQTIEMLGAEAEGLSTASGAVWWGVAGACAAALALGGALLHVLLRNRRLNRSFLRLAATPRYDSRRGQATIDHEDDDVPPIHGFSDDEPLVIA